One window from the genome of Pempheris klunzingeri isolate RE-2024b chromosome 7, fPemKlu1.hap1, whole genome shotgun sequence encodes:
- the ppp1cc gene encoding serine/threonine-protein phosphatase PP1-gamma catalytic subunit A, protein MADVDKLNIDSIIQRLLEVRGAKPGKNVQLQENEIRGLCLKSREIFLSQPILLELEAPLKICGDIHGQYYDLLRLFEYGGFPPESNYLFLGDYVDRGKQSLETICLLLAYKIKYPENFFLLRGNHECASINRIYGFYDECKRRYNIKLWKTFTDCFNCLPIAAIVDEKIFCCHGGLSPDLQSMEQIRRIMRPTDVPDQGLLCDLLWSDPDKDVLGWGENDRGVSFTFGSEVVAKFLHKHDLDLICRAHQVVEDGYEFFAKRQLVTLFSAPNYCGEFDNAGAMMSVDETLMCSFQILKPAEKKKPNGSRPVTPPRNMVTKQAKK, encoded by the exons ATGGCTGATGTTGACAAGCTCAACATAGACAGTATCATCCAGCGTCTCTTAGAAG tcaGAGGGGCAAAGCCCGGCAAGaatgtgcagctgcaggagaaTGAGATTCGTGGATTATGCCTCAAGTCCAGGGAGATCTTTCTCAGCCAACCCATTCTTCTGGAGCTGGAGGCGCCTCTCAAGATCTGTG GTGACATCCACGGGCAATACTATGACCTGCTGAGGCTGTTTGAGTATGGGGGCTTCCCTCCAGAAAGCAACTACCTGTTTCTGGGTGACTATGTGGACAGGGGGAAGCAGTCTCTGGAAACCATCTGTCTTCTGCTGGCCTACAAAATCAAATACCCAGAGAACTTCTTCCTGCTGAGGGGGAACCACGAGTGTGCTTCAATCAACAGAATATATGGTTTCTACGATGAGT GTAAAAGAAGGTACAACATCAAGCTCTGGAAGACTTTCACAGACTGTTTTAACTGCCTCCCTATTGCCGCCATTGTTGATGAGAAGATCTTTTGTTGCCACGGAG GACTGTCACCTGACCTGCAGTCCATGGAGCAGATCAGACGCATCATGCGCCCCACTGATGTGCCTGATCAGGGTCTGCTGTGCGATTTGCTCTGGTCGGATCCAGACAAGGATGTGTTGGGCTGGGGGGAGAACGACAGGGGTGTATCGTTTACCTTTGGCTCAGAGGTGGTAGCCAAGTTCCTACACAAGCATGACCTGGATCTGATCTGTCGTGCCCATCAG GTTGTTGAGGATGGCTATGAATTTTTCGCCAAGAGGCAGCTTGTCACTTTGTTCTCAGCGCCTAATTATTGTGGAGAGTTTGACAATGCTGGTGCCATGATGAGTGTGGATGAGACCCTCATGTGCTCTTTTCAG ATTTTGAAACCAGCTGAGAAGAAGAAGCCCAACGGCAGCCGTCCTGTGACTCCCCCCCGCAACATGGTCACCAAACAAGCCAAGAAATGA
- the pptc7a gene encoding protein phosphatase PTC7 homolog produces MLSVLSYGRLVARAVIGGLSQTDSRDYSLVTASCGFGKDFRKGILKKGMCYGDDACFIARHRSADVLGVADGVGGWRDYGVDPSQFSGTLMKTCERLVKEGRFVPSNPVGVLTTSYYELLQNKVPLLGSSTACIVVLDRQSHRLHTANLGDSGFLVVRGGEVVHRSDEQQHYFNTPFQLSIAPPGAEGAVLSDSPDAADSSSFDVQLGDIILTATDGLFDNMPDYMILQELKKLKNTNYESIHQTARSIAEQAHVLAYDPNYMSPFAQFACDNGLNVRGGKPDDITVLLSIVAEYTD; encoded by the exons ATGTTGTCCGTGCTGTCGTACGGGAGACTGGTTGCCAGAGCTGTCATCGGCGGACTTTCTCAGACAGACAGCCGCGACTACAGCCTGGTGACAGCGAGCTGCGGCTTCGGCAAGGATTTCCGCAAAGGTATCCTGAAGAAAGGGATGTGCTATGGGGACGACGCGTGCTTCATCGCCCGACATAGATCCGCGGATGTTTTGG gTGTAGCAGATGGAGTAGGTGGTTGGCGAGACTATGGAGTGGACCCATCGCAATTTTCTGGAACACTGATGAAGACATGTGAGAGGCTGGTGAAGGAGGGACGCTTCGTCCCCAGCAACCCCGTGGGCGTCCTGACGACCAGCTACTatgagctgctgcagaacaAAGTGCCACTACTGG GTAGCAGCACAGCCTGCATTGTGGTTTTGGACCGGCAGAGTCACCGGCTGCACACGGCCAACCTGGGAGACTCCGGCTTCCTGGTTGTCCGGGGAGGGGAGGTGGTACATCGCTCGGACGAGCAGCAGCACTACTTCAATACGCCCTTCCAGCTGTCCATCGCTCCCCCTGGGGCCGAAGGAGCCGTCCTCAGTGACAG CCCTGATGCAGCAGACAGCTCCTCGTTTGACGTCCAGCTGGGTGACATCATCCTCACTGCCACCGACGGGCTCTTTGACAACATGCCAGACTATATGATCCTGCAAGAGCTGAAGAAACTCAAG AACACAAACTATGAGAGCATCCACCAGACTGCCCGGAGCATCGCAGAGCAGGCCCATGTGCTGGCCTACGACCCCAACTACATGTCGCCTTTTGCACAGTTTGCCTGTGACAATGGACTGAATGTAAGAG GAGGAAAGCCAGACGacatcactgtgctgctgtccaTAGTGGCAGAATACACCGACTAG